A genomic stretch from Rhodomicrobium vannielii ATCC 17100 includes:
- a CDS encoding sulfite exporter TauE/SafE family protein, with translation MDVALDPSAWGLLILTGGAIGLCFGLFGQAGGLALAPALLIVLPLCGVTAEAAPRLSAATALAILIPVTIGQAEGKNSWKATDWDLILLLAPGAAVGAVIAAMVADNLDGRIVALLLSSGPILLALRLSRHAGGGGADGQPRNPSLIALTLKTVAGGAFAALTGVSAGLVLARSLAKALPSKAAATASALTLPFAFTASVGALLVPAPLTCGPACAGVIFLPALAAIGMSAVLIAPLALRLRPFLPSAPASRSLALFAMALLCTAGLRSEGLGSLLAETRESALDLVLGSLCEPQPAPAAPIFDHETLALTPISEAR, from the coding sequence ATGGACGTTGCCCTTGATCCATCCGCCTGGGGACTTCTGATCCTGACGGGCGGCGCTATCGGCCTTTGCTTCGGGCTGTTCGGCCAAGCCGGAGGCCTTGCCCTCGCTCCGGCCCTTCTCATTGTGCTTCCCCTTTGCGGCGTGACCGCCGAGGCGGCGCCCCGGCTCTCCGCGGCGACCGCCCTTGCGATCTTGATCCCGGTGACGATTGGCCAAGCGGAGGGCAAGAACTCCTGGAAGGCGACCGATTGGGACCTCATCCTCCTTCTTGCGCCAGGCGCGGCCGTTGGCGCGGTGATCGCCGCGATGGTCGCGGATAATTTGGACGGCCGGATCGTTGCGCTTCTTCTCAGTTCAGGACCCATCCTTCTGGCCCTTCGACTCTCGAGGCATGCGGGCGGCGGCGGAGCCGATGGTCAGCCGCGCAATCCTTCGCTCATTGCCCTGACTCTGAAAACGGTTGCGGGCGGAGCCTTCGCCGCCCTTACCGGTGTAAGCGCGGGCTTGGTTTTGGCGCGCTCTCTCGCCAAGGCCCTTCCTTCTAAAGCGGCCGCCACCGCAAGCGCCTTGACCTTGCCCTTTGCGTTCACCGCCTCGGTCGGCGCTCTCTTGGTCCCGGCGCCCCTGACCTGCGGGCCGGCCTGCGCAGGCGTCATCTTTCTGCCTGCTCTGGCCGCAATCGGCATGAGTGCCGTCCTCATCGCGCCGCTTGCGCTGCGGCTCAGACCCTTCTTGCCGTCGGCCCCGGCGAGCCGCTCGCTCGCGCTCTTCGCCATGGCACTTCTGTGCACGGCCGGCCTTCGCTCTGAGGGCCTTGGCAGCCTTTTGGCAGAGACTCGAGAAAGCGCTCTCGACCTTGTGCTGGGTTCGCTTTGCGAGCCACAGCCCGCTCCCGCCGCGCCAATCTTCGATCATGAAACCTTGGCCCTAACGCCTATCAGCGAGGCCCGATGA
- a CDS encoding TrbI/VirB10 family protein: MNETPSSPDLLGGSPSRGAGVRRLNRVPLMIAMAILALIMATIAYTYHLRLQASKQDPGRGGRTQTPIGILANAPDAGYIPPKAPETIPVLPQPVAPQPAPPVPDAPDPNRLAWESYYKRLEHLREAREKLALTALGAGSEIQANLPRRTASPASEAVPAPLSASEQFARLAADRLAQLGGDAEHDLNRQRDKRAFLADQDPKTADQNTLKARREAPRSPYEVRAGTVIPAVMIGGVNSDLPGQLLAQVSENVYDTATGRFIVIPQGSKLVGTYDSGITTGQERVLVAWTRIIYPDASSLDLGRMPGADEGGYAGFKDQVNNHVWKIWSNAILLSAFSAGIQVSQGNGNNQTSGGLNATQTIAASTGQQMGQLGMEMARRNLQIQPTLEVRPGYRFVVQVTKDLILRPWIPGDKATAFFGGYPYRDGVQR; the protein is encoded by the coding sequence GTGAACGAGACCCCTTCTTCTCCCGATCTGTTGGGCGGGTCGCCGTCACGCGGCGCAGGCGTTCGGCGCCTGAACCGCGTTCCGCTCATGATCGCCATGGCGATCCTGGCGCTCATCATGGCAACCATCGCCTACACCTATCATTTGCGCCTGCAGGCCTCGAAACAAGACCCCGGCAGGGGTGGGCGGACGCAAACACCGATCGGCATTCTCGCGAACGCTCCCGACGCGGGCTACATTCCGCCCAAAGCGCCCGAGACCATCCCGGTGCTGCCGCAACCGGTTGCGCCCCAACCGGCGCCGCCTGTTCCAGACGCGCCCGATCCCAATCGTCTTGCCTGGGAGAGCTATTACAAGCGCCTCGAGCACTTGCGCGAGGCCCGAGAAAAGCTCGCGCTGACAGCACTTGGAGCCGGTTCCGAAATCCAGGCCAATCTTCCAAGACGAACCGCTTCGCCGGCAAGCGAGGCAGTGCCCGCGCCGCTTTCGGCCTCGGAACAGTTTGCGAGATTGGCGGCGGACCGACTTGCGCAGCTCGGCGGCGATGCCGAGCACGATCTCAACCGGCAGCGCGACAAGCGCGCCTTCCTCGCAGACCAGGACCCGAAAACAGCCGACCAGAACACGCTCAAGGCCCGCCGCGAAGCGCCGCGCTCGCCCTACGAGGTGCGCGCCGGCACGGTGATCCCGGCTGTGATGATCGGCGGGGTGAATTCCGATCTACCGGGCCAGCTTCTGGCCCAGGTTTCAGAGAACGTCTACGACACCGCCACCGGGCGCTTCATTGTCATCCCGCAAGGATCAAAGCTCGTCGGCACCTACGATTCCGGCATTACCACCGGCCAGGAGCGGGTGCTCGTGGCCTGGACGCGGATCATCTATCCCGATGCGTCCTCGCTCGATCTTGGCCGGATGCCCGGCGCCGACGAAGGCGGCTATGCGGGCTTCAAAGATCAGGTCAACAACCATGTCTGGAAGATCTGGAGCAACGCCATTCTGCTCTCGGCCTTCTCCGCTGGCATTCAGGTCAGCCAGGGCAATGGCAACAACCAGACGAGCGGCGGGCTCAACGCGACGCAGACCATCGCGGCGTCCACTGGCCAGCAGATGGGCCAACTCGGCATGGAAATGGCAAGGCGCAATCTGCAAATCCAGCCGACGCTCGAGGTAAGGCCCGGCTACCGCTTCGTGGTGCAGGTGACGAAGGATCTGATCCTTCGGCCCTGGATCCCAGGCGACAAGGCGACGGCGTTTTTCGGGGGGTATCCCTATCGCGACGGGGTGCAGCGATGA
- the trbG gene encoding P-type conjugative transfer protein TrbG, whose translation MRTVIVFVLSVLLSGAALAQAPQTIPDGPPPRVPLLSGPQPPLAPKEQKGLAYGKEWAGNRAGPARGDEGATVFVFGSTLPTIVCAPFYVCDLALQEGESVNDLNVGDSVRWKITPATQGAGEAIITHVIIKPTDVGLITNLVITTNRRTYIIKLVSRSQDWMPRVSFDYPDDASSQWKAYRTKVEQTREMRAAAVLPAPGKLDFEFAVSGDAPWKPTRVYTDGVKTYILFPPEVGSSELPALVEIAEDASILGLDSLFNGPTTRLVNYRFVEHRFEVDKVLTLARLTSGVGNSASSVTITRTRRD comes from the coding sequence ATGCGCACGGTGATTGTTTTTGTACTATCAGTCTTGCTTTCTGGCGCGGCGCTGGCGCAAGCGCCGCAGACCATTCCTGACGGACCACCGCCGCGCGTGCCGCTCTTGTCCGGGCCGCAGCCGCCTCTGGCGCCGAAGGAGCAAAAGGGCTTGGCCTACGGCAAGGAGTGGGCCGGCAACCGTGCGGGGCCGGCGCGCGGCGACGAGGGTGCAACCGTGTTCGTGTTCGGCTCGACGCTTCCCACCATCGTGTGCGCGCCGTTCTACGTCTGCGATCTTGCTCTGCAGGAAGGCGAAAGCGTCAATGATCTGAATGTTGGCGACAGCGTGCGCTGGAAGATCACGCCGGCGACGCAAGGGGCGGGCGAGGCCATCATCACCCATGTGATCATCAAGCCGACCGATGTGGGGCTCATCACCAATCTCGTCATCACCACCAATCGGCGCACCTACATCATCAAGCTTGTGAGCCGCTCGCAAGACTGGATGCCGCGCGTTTCCTTCGACTATCCCGATGACGCCAGCAGCCAATGGAAGGCGTACCGCACCAAGGTCGAGCAGACTCGCGAAATGCGTGCGGCGGCCGTGCTGCCCGCGCCCGGCAAACTCGATTTTGAGTTCGCGGTTTCGGGCGACGCGCCCTGGAAGCCGACGCGCGTCTATACCGACGGGGTCAAGACCTACATTCTGTTTCCGCCCGAGGTGGGCTCGAGCGAGCTTCCCGCCCTTGTCGAGATCGCCGAGGACGCGAGCATCCTTGGCCTCGACAGCCTCTTCAACGGGCCGACGACGCGGCTTGTGAACTATCGCTTCGTCGAGCACCGCTTCGAAGTCGACAAGGTCCTGACCCTGGCGCGGCTCACCTCGGGTGTGGGCAACAGCGCGAGCAGTGTCACCATCACCCGGACGAGGAGGGATTGA
- the trbF gene encoding conjugal transfer protein TrbF, with protein MSSHQDGKLGSSRGEGSNPYLNARREWNERYGDYIAQARNWRLAAILALVMALITGAGLVYVASQSQIVPYVVRVDKLGSAAAVDRADRLVKPDHQLIVASLARFIANIRSVYTDAGAERALLKEAYAMINERGDAYARLNDHMRARDPFERAKTETVMVEVESVLPLSADSWRIEWREETRTRDGSKPQTQHWQATIAITLNPPSDEATIRLNPLGIYINSYSWSQRL; from the coding sequence ATGAGCAGCCATCAGGACGGGAAGCTTGGTTCTTCCCGTGGGGAAGGGAGCAATCCCTATCTCAACGCGCGCCGCGAATGGAACGAGCGCTATGGCGATTACATCGCGCAAGCCCGAAACTGGCGGCTGGCCGCCATTCTGGCCCTCGTCATGGCGCTGATCACGGGCGCAGGCCTCGTTTATGTGGCAAGCCAAAGCCAGATCGTTCCCTATGTCGTGCGCGTCGACAAGCTTGGCTCCGCCGCCGCTGTCGATCGCGCCGACCGGCTCGTCAAGCCGGACCACCAGCTCATCGTCGCGAGCCTCGCGCGCTTCATCGCCAACATCCGAAGCGTCTACACCGACGCGGGCGCCGAGCGCGCGCTTCTGAAAGAAGCCTATGCCATGATCAACGAGCGGGGCGACGCCTATGCGCGGCTGAACGACCACATGCGCGCCCGCGATCCTTTCGAGCGCGCCAAGACCGAAACCGTCATGGTGGAGGTCGAAAGCGTTTTGCCGCTGTCCGCCGATAGCTGGCGCATCGAGTGGCGCGAAGAAACCCGAACCCGCGACGGCTCGAAGCCTCAAACCCAGCATTGGCAGGCCACGATCGCCATCACGCTGAACCCGCCATCGGACGAGGCCACCATCCGCCTCAACCCGCTTGGCATTTACATCAACAGCTACAGCTGGTCGCAACGGCTTTGA